A genomic stretch from Sulfurihydrogenibium azorense Az-Fu1 includes:
- a CDS encoding site-specific DNA-methyltransferase has product MQNKANGLQEKLKEKLREIFQFESEDLDFGIYRIMNYKRKEIEEFIEKELIGEIRKQLKLAGEEEIKKVKEEFEKIKQKAKDNLGEDAFENGELKEGFKDTPLGKKYYEKKKQLQEIKISEDLEREIYNHLINFFSRYYDKGDFISKRRYGKNEKYVVPYNGEEVLLYWANKDQYYIKTTEYFRRYTFKSKEGLTVNFRVVEAEEEKGNIKSPEKKFFVLDEKVFDFDEDKKELNIYFEYRGLTQEEEEKYKHGQSASQDKINEETVRILEEKIPQNSLARLIFEKEGDKTLIEKHLYRYTRRNTTDYFIHKDLKGFLERELDFYIKNEFLQLEDLQVLEQSGYFDKLRLYLVGVRAFRNIALKIIEFLAQIENFQKKLWEKKKFVIDTHYVITLDKIKEYAGEEFLESILDGILNNKKQLEEWKELFGIEVKDKKDLMINEREWKKLPIDTKYFDEEFKWKLLVALSEESDLDEILDGVLIKSENFQALNLLLNKYREKVKTVYIDPPYNTGSDDFLYRDNYQHSSWLTMMENRLKLAKELMKEDGVIFVQCDDNEVDNLNKLMELEYGTYNKITTFCWEKTQHFGRQKLNYYFNRDFIICFAKNLLNKSDQIKELLIEDIKKELEDAPLYNASNPEKSLIFPPDSVKFSIPDGEYTQTDDVKYKLEGKVIVKNGKNVNELRLRFRSRWSQDKINEEIPKGTRFWIKSKNFAIRAIYGNNSVSKTSPKQIIFTNINNPLYAKNKYVSKVGTNEEASKEIKKLFNKDIYTYPKPVSLVSYLISLNNLEQMNTIILDFFAGSGTTAHAVMKLNKEDGGKRKFILVEMADYFDTVIIPRIKKVAYSFNWKEGKPQDTDGIGVFFKYHTLEQYEDALDNIELQENQSAQKVFKDDYLIKYFLDYETRESPYLLNFQHLKNPFNYKLKINLSEVGEPQETNIDIPETFNYLLGIKIKKIKKEQNEGKTYQFIIGEKDSKDYAIVWREHTDNWNEEDYKKDKEFIKQQLKPYKPQVVYVNCSSILTPNFDDYKAEIRYIEPEFKALMES; this is encoded by the coding sequence ATGCAAAACAAAGCAAATGGTCTACAGGAAAAACTGAAAGAAAAACTGAGAGAGATTTTCCAATTTGAAAGCGAAGACCTTGATTTTGGAATTTACAGAATAATGAATTACAAAAGAAAAGAAATTGAAGAGTTTATTGAGAAAGAGTTAATCGGTGAAATCAGAAAACAACTGAAATTAGCTGGAGAAGAGGAAATAAAGAAGGTAAAAGAAGAATTTGAGAAGATAAAGCAAAAGGCAAAAGATAATCTTGGGGAAGATGCTTTTGAGAATGGAGAATTAAAAGAAGGATTCAAAGACACACCTTTGGGAAAGAAATATTACGAGAAAAAGAAACAGCTACAGGAGATAAAAATATCCGAAGATTTAGAAAGAGAGATTTACAATCACTTAATCAATTTCTTCTCAAGATATTACGATAAAGGAGATTTCATAAGCAAAAGAAGGTATGGAAAGAATGAGAAGTATGTTGTTCCTTACAATGGAGAGGAAGTTTTACTTTACTGGGCAAACAAAGACCAGTATTACATAAAAACAACGGAGTATTTCAGGAGATACACCTTCAAGAGTAAAGAAGGGCTAACTGTTAATTTCAGGGTTGTTGAAGCAGAAGAAGAAAAAGGAAACATTAAATCTCCCGAAAAGAAGTTTTTCGTCTTAGATGAAAAGGTATTTGATTTTGACGAGGATAAAAAAGAGCTTAACATTTACTTTGAATACAGAGGATTAACCCAAGAAGAGGAAGAAAAATACAAACATGGGCAGTCAGCATCGCAGGATAAGATTAATGAAGAAACAGTGAGAATTTTAGAAGAAAAAATACCACAGAACAGTCTGGCAAGGCTTATATTTGAAAAAGAAGGAGACAAGACCTTAATTGAAAAACATCTTTACAGATACACAAGGCGAAACACAACGGATTATTTCATACATAAAGACTTAAAAGGATTTTTAGAAAGAGAGCTGGATTTTTACATTAAAAACGAGTTTTTACAGTTAGAAGATTTGCAGGTTTTAGAGCAAAGCGGTTATTTTGATAAGTTAAGGCTTTATTTAGTTGGTGTCAGGGCTTTCAGAAACATTGCTTTAAAGATAATTGAATTCCTGGCACAGATTGAAAACTTCCAGAAGAAACTCTGGGAGAAGAAGAAGTTTGTTATTGACACACATTATGTAATAACTCTGGACAAGATTAAAGAGTATGCAGGAGAAGAGTTTTTAGAAAGCATCTTAGATGGGATTTTAAACAATAAAAAGCAATTAGAAGAGTGGAAAGAATTGTTTGGGATAGAGGTTAAAGATAAAAAGGATTTAATGATTAATGAAAGGGAATGGAAGAAGCTACCAATTGATACAAAATACTTTGATGAGGAGTTTAAGTGGAAGTTGCTGGTTGCTTTGAGTGAAGAGAGCGATTTAGATGAGATTTTAGATGGAGTTTTGATAAAGAGTGAAAACTTTCAGGCTTTGAATTTGCTTTTGAATAAGTATAGAGAGAAAGTAAAAACTGTTTATATAGACCCACCTTACAATACTGGAAGCGATGATTTTCTTTATAGGGACAATTATCAGCATTCATCTTGGCTTACAATGATGGAGAATAGATTAAAGTTGGCAAAAGAATTAATGAAAGAAGATGGAGTTATTTTTGTGCAGTGTGATGATAATGAAGTAGATAATTTAAATAAGTTAATGGAATTAGAATATGGCACATATAATAAAATAACCACTTTTTGTTGGGAAAAAACTCAGCATTTTGGGAGGCAAAAACTTAATTATTATTTTAATAGAGATTTTATAATCTGTTTTGCCAAAAATCTTTTGAACAAATCTGATCAAATTAAAGAATTACTTATTGAAGATATAAAAAAAGAGCTAGAAGATGCTCCTTTATATAATGCATCTAACCCTGAAAAAAGTTTAATATTTCCTCCTGACAGTGTGAAGTTTAGTATACCCGATGGAGAATATACACAGACTGACGATGTTAAATATAAATTAGAAGGAAAGGTTATTGTTAAAAATGGAAAAAATGTAAATGAATTGAGATTAAGATTTAGGTCGAGATGGTCTCAAGATAAGATAAATGAAGAAATACCAAAAGGGACAAGATTTTGGATTAAGAGTAAAAATTTTGCTATAAGAGCTATTTATGGGAATAATTCTGTTTCTAAAACTTCTCCAAAACAGATTATTTTTACAAATATTAATAATCCTTTATATGCCAAAAATAAATATGTTTCCAAAGTTGGAACAAACGAGGAAGCTTCTAAAGAGATAAAAAAATTATTTAACAAAGATATTTATACTTATCCGAAGCCAGTATCTTTGGTAAGTTATCTTATTTCTTTAAATAATCTTGAACAGATGAATACTATTATCCTTGACTTCTTCGCAGGCTCTGGCACAACCGCACATGCAGTTATGAAACTAAATAAAGAAGATGGAGGAAAAAGAAAATTTATCTTAGTGGAGATGGCAGATTACTTTGATACAGTTATTATTCCAAGAATTAAGAAGGTAGCATATTCCTTCAACTGGAAAGAAGGAAAACCGCAAGACACAGATGGAATTGGTGTTTTCTTCAAATACCACACCTTAGAACAATACGAAGACGCACTTGACAATATAGAACTACAAGAAAACCAATCAGCACAAAAAGTATTTAAAGACGATTATCTTATAAAATACTTTCTTGATTACGAAACAAGAGAAAGTCCATACCTTCTAAACTTCCAACATCTAAAAAATCCATTCAACTACAAACTAAAAATAAATCTATCAGAAGTCGGAGAACCACAAGAAACAAATATTGATATACCAGAAACATTTAACTACCTTCTTGGAATAAAAATAAAAAAAATCAAAAAAGAACAAAACGAAGGCAAAACATACCAATTCATAATCGGAGAAAAAGACAGTAAAGACTATGCCATAGTATGGAGAGAACACACAGACAATTGGAATGAAGAAGACTACAAAAAAGATAAAGAGTTTATAAAGCAGCAACTTAAACCATACAAACCACAGGTAGTCTACGTAAACTGTAGTAGCATACTAACACCAAATTTTGATGACTATAAAGCAGAAATAAGATACATTGAGCCAGAATTTAAAGCACTTATGGAATCGTGA
- a CDS encoding DEAD/DEAH box helicase family protein, which yields MNLKSFKKKFKDEKEGTDSNGRSYYLNTLLGSGNLKISEDDLIKYDENIQEYVRKINEKRGNIKLKYFQYLAVLFTEIFLDNITNRKTEFIHKLNEFLEEYKQKEKIEIEPFIEEDFKKLAYWMATGSGKTLIMHMNYLQFLKYKPFEPDNILLITPNLSLSYQHFQELEKSGIPAKLYSENKTTGSEGDYEILIIEITKLAEEKKGSGLSLTIDTFEGKNLIFVDEGHKGQKSEEKSWIKKRKELTKNGFAFEYSATFGQILDSDKEILKDYAKAIIFDYSYKYFYNDGYGKDFQVLNVKKNEMKDEEFQEAVLVANLLDFYQQMFLYKTKPDLVREYNIEKPLWVFVGTTVAGKNVHVQSDILQIIKFLSKAFDERWLKSKIEKILTGGYKKENGEDIFKNKFDLIRNNLDLEDLYKSVFHGKGAFRIYEIKDADGELGLRVGDNNYFGVVNVGDLSEFKKLLAKEGFIVEQDAISSSLFDNIKKPDSTINTLIGAKKFIEGWDTWRVSSMGLLHIGSGKGPQIIQLFGRGVRLKGKDISLKRSNRPEIKHLETLNIYGIKADYIDKFLSVIAKEDVDYDPEEIKIPVKTLDKEKWQNLPYLSKNDSKIFEEDIPLKLTKDDKIHYKLDLLPKITIYDGTKKDQATLQVKEKTIYDIIDSIELLNWGKIFVDIINYKTLKGYWNLYFDIEDLKDVLHNCKIREKPEFFNIQNIKKLEDITILLIKGYIDKFYKNRKGKYETENMHYKKAGEQLKLFLNQKVEYYTVKVSKKEHNLIENIKSLAENMDKLLKDDLDVLPRITIENSVFIPILLESEKIKISPPGLNESEKKFVEGLEKYLKGNSKSLSQYGIVLLRNESRSGLGFQLDWSEFYPDFIMWIKDKNTDKTHIVFIDPKGLLHTQKLKDEKVQFKEYLKEIEKNLNNGVNLNSFILSITKYEDLIKGEVPPTPKEEFEKANILFLNDDWAEKLFKKILGAR from the coding sequence ATGAATTTGAAAAGCTTCAAAAAAAAATTTAAAGACGAAAAAGAAGGTACAGACAGCAACGGGAGAAGTTATTATTTAAACACACTTTTAGGCTCAGGAAACTTAAAAATCTCAGAAGACGATTTAATCAAATACGATGAAAACATTCAAGAATACGTAAGAAAGATAAACGAAAAAAGAGGAAACATCAAACTAAAATATTTTCAATATTTAGCAGTTTTATTTACAGAGATTTTTTTAGATAACATCACAAACAGAAAAACGGAATTTATACATAAATTAAATGAATTTTTGGAAGAATACAAACAAAAGGAAAAAATAGAAATAGAGCCATTTATAGAAGAAGACTTTAAAAAACTTGCCTACTGGATGGCTACTGGGTCAGGAAAAACTTTAATTATGCATATGAACTACTTACAATTTTTAAAATACAAACCATTTGAGCCAGATAATATTTTATTGATAACACCAAACCTAAGCTTGTCTTATCAACATTTCCAAGAGTTAGAAAAAAGTGGAATACCGGCTAAGCTTTACAGTGAAAATAAAACAACAGGCTCGGAAGGAGATTATGAGATACTAATAATTGAGATAACAAAACTTGCAGAAGAAAAAAAAGGCAGTGGATTAAGCTTAACAATTGATACTTTTGAAGGTAAAAATCTAATTTTTGTTGATGAAGGACATAAGGGACAAAAATCAGAAGAAAAAAGTTGGATTAAAAAAAGAAAAGAGTTAACAAAAAATGGATTTGCATTTGAATACAGTGCTACATTTGGACAGATTTTAGACTCCGACAAAGAGATATTAAAAGATTATGCAAAGGCTATTATTTTTGATTACTCTTATAAATACTTTTATAATGACGGATACGGCAAAGACTTTCAAGTCTTAAACGTAAAAAAGAATGAAATGAAAGATGAAGAATTTCAAGAAGCTGTATTAGTTGCCAATCTTCTTGACTTTTACCAGCAGATGTTTTTATACAAAACAAAACCAGATTTAGTTAGAGAGTATAACATAGAAAAGCCGCTATGGGTATTTGTGGGTACAACAGTAGCAGGGAAAAATGTTCATGTTCAATCTGATATTTTACAGATTATTAAATTCTTAAGCAAAGCTTTTGATGAAAGATGGTTAAAATCTAAAATTGAAAAGATACTAACAGGTGGGTATAAAAAGGAAAACGGTGAAGATATATTCAAAAATAAATTTGACCTAATCAGAAATAATTTAGATTTAGAAGATTTATATAAATCGGTATTTCACGGAAAAGGAGCATTTAGGATATATGAAATAAAAGATGCGGACGGAGAGCTTGGGCTAAGAGTAGGAGATAATAACTATTTTGGCGTTGTAAATGTGGGCGATCTTTCAGAGTTTAAAAAGCTTCTTGCGAAAGAAGGTTTTATTGTAGAACAGGATGCAATCTCTTCTTCACTTTTTGACAACATCAAAAAACCAGATTCTACAATAAATACCTTGATTGGAGCAAAAAAATTCATAGAAGGGTGGGACACTTGGCGTGTATCTTCAATGGGACTCTTGCATATTGGAAGTGGTAAGGGACCTCAAATAATACAGCTTTTTGGTAGAGGTGTAAGACTAAAAGGTAAAGATATATCTCTAAAAAGGTCTAATAGACCAGAAATTAAACATCTTGAAACTCTAAATATATACGGAATAAAAGCAGACTACATAGATAAATTCCTCTCTGTTATTGCCAAAGAAGATGTAGATTATGATCCTGAAGAAATAAAAATACCTGTAAAAACTTTAGATAAAGAAAAATGGCAAAACTTACCTTACTTATCAAAGAATGATTCTAAAATTTTTGAAGAAGATATTCCACTCAAATTAACAAAAGACGATAAAATCCACTACAAATTAGACCTTTTACCAAAAATAACAATTTATGATGGAACAAAAAAAGATCAGGCAACCTTGCAAGTAAAAGAAAAAACAATTTACGATATAATAGACAGTATAGAGCTATTGAATTGGGGCAAAATTTTCGTAGATATTATCAATTACAAAACTTTAAAAGGGTATTGGAACCTGTACTTTGATATTGAAGATTTGAAAGATGTTTTACATAACTGCAAAATCAGAGAAAAACCAGAATTCTTTAACATTCAAAACATTAAAAAACTTGAAGATATAACAATCTTACTGATTAAAGGCTATATAGATAAATTTTACAAGAACCGTAAAGGAAAGTATGAAACAGAAAATATGCATTATAAAAAGGCAGGAGAACAGCTTAAACTTTTCTTAAATCAAAAAGTAGAATACTATACAGTAAAAGTTAGTAAAAAAGAACATAATCTTATAGAAAATATAAAATCTCTTGCTGAGAATATGGATAAATTGTTAAAAGATGATTTAGACGTTTTACCAAGAATTACAATAGAAAACTCAGTCTTTATACCTATTCTTTTAGAAAGTGAAAAAATAAAAATATCACCTCCGGGGCTTAACGAAAGTGAGAAAAAATTTGTAGAAGGTTTAGAAAAGTATTTAAAAGGAAATTCAAAATCTTTATCTCAGTATGGTATTGTTTTGTTAAGAAATGAATCAAGGTCTGGCTTAGGATTTCAGCTTGACTGGTCAGAGTTTTATCCAGACTTTATAATGTGGATAAAAGACAAAAACACAGACAAGACCCATATTGTATTTATCGATCCTAAGGGACTACTCCACACACAAAAATTAAAAGATGAAAAGGTGCAATTTAAAGAATATTTAAAAGAGATTGAAAAGAATCTTAATAACGGAGTAAATCTTAATAGTTTCATCCTTTCAATTACAAAATACGAAGATTTAATAAAAGGGGAAGTTCCACCAACGCCAAAAGAAGAATTTGAAAAAGCTAATATTCTTTTCTTGAATGATGATTGGGCTGAAAAGTTATTTAAGAAAATTTTAGGAGCAAGATAA
- a CDS encoding diguanylate cyclase, with translation MINVPIESLLEENNPIVNSNDTLEDTIKKMREYNQGFVVILKDKSAVGILSERDVIRLFKQKVDLSENVMKFATKSLITVRKDRSVFFAVNLLVENNIRRLIVVDEKGDFVGTVTMKKLLLKLEEDIYRKNLTLKDLQGRKNIISVSRKTPVKEAIEIMFENNIGSILVVDDEHPVGIFTERDVLNKFDELDSNQPIEMYMSSPVETIDIETSVYDALKVMDSKKISRLVLTQEGKFVSFITQRDIIKAISGNFETFLERKLKSTKDILDIFPELIVEVIDMVESQYIQWMNKKAKDFFGNLIGNDIVTIIPEKDWGYLYSKLLKDKKVEKLKVTDGERVFEVSGSYIISDIKEFRGKIKLLLRDISKEKEDQNIILKELQTYKSILDSIEDMIIIYQADNGRIKMFNRSVMKKLGYTQEELKNMTIFDIVEEDKDFLKQNIEKIVRKGEVVSGKRTYKEVHGGKIPVEVNATSVTFNGNPHILIVARDISLRIKLEEEINYRNSQMQILHNFVLALNKATSIKESYNILAKILLNIVKIDKLIIYRINPSLNAVVEKLYYGFDKEPADLCLNGELLECKVMISGDTIVENDKFAFQCGKLKLNHGSFLCSNVVSSGKTIAIINMISMEENFFTKEKVEFIESLINAFSPFASTLNLIEINKELSLKDSLTNLYNRRYIIEFFTKEIGKAKRLDYNIGVLVIDVDNFKKLNDTYGHLVGDLCLKKVSNVFLNSVREMDIVGRWGGEEFIVILPGSDEESTYQIAERIRKKVSSEVIFTPDNKILNITVSIGMAVYPKDGDNLDDLIKVADEKLYQAKKSGKNLTIR, from the coding sequence ATGATAAACGTACCCATAGAAAGTTTATTAGAAGAAAATAATCCTATCGTTAATTCAAATGATACGTTAGAAGATACAATAAAAAAGATGAGGGAGTATAATCAAGGTTTCGTGGTTATCTTAAAAGATAAATCAGCTGTCGGTATTCTTAGTGAAAGGGACGTAATAAGGTTGTTTAAACAAAAAGTAGACTTAAGTGAAAATGTAATGAAGTTTGCAACTAAAAGTCTAATAACAGTTAGAAAAGATAGAAGTGTATTTTTTGCTGTAAATCTCTTAGTAGAAAACAATATCAGAAGGTTGATAGTAGTTGATGAGAAAGGGGACTTTGTAGGCACAGTAACTATGAAAAAATTACTTTTAAAGTTAGAGGAAGATATATACAGGAAGAATTTAACTTTAAAAGATCTTCAAGGAAGAAAGAACATAATTTCTGTCAGTAGAAAAACTCCAGTAAAAGAAGCGATAGAAATAATGTTTGAAAATAATATTGGTTCTATATTGGTTGTTGATGATGAGCACCCTGTAGGAATATTTACAGAAAGAGATGTTTTAAACAAGTTTGATGAACTTGACTCTAATCAGCCAATAGAGATGTATATGTCTTCTCCAGTGGAAACAATAGATATAGAAACATCTGTTTACGATGCTTTAAAAGTTATGGATTCAAAAAAGATAAGTAGATTGGTCTTAACACAAGAAGGTAAATTTGTAAGTTTTATTACACAAAGGGATATTATAAAAGCAATAAGTGGAAATTTTGAAACCTTTTTGGAAAGAAAGTTAAAGAGTACAAAAGACATACTTGATATTTTCCCTGAATTAATCGTTGAAGTTATAGACATGGTAGAAAGTCAATATATACAGTGGATGAACAAAAAGGCGAAAGATTTTTTTGGAAACTTAATTGGTAATGATATTGTTACCATAATTCCAGAGAAAGATTGGGGATACCTTTACTCAAAACTATTAAAAGATAAGAAGGTTGAAAAATTAAAAGTAACTGATGGTGAAAGGGTTTTTGAAGTTTCGGGGTCATACATAATATCGGACATTAAAGAATTCAGAGGTAAAATAAAATTACTTCTTAGAGATATCTCTAAAGAAAAAGAAGATCAAAATATCATTTTAAAAGAACTTCAAACCTATAAGTCTATTTTAGATTCAATAGAAGATATGATAATTATTTATCAAGCAGATAATGGAAGAATTAAAATGTTTAACAGGTCTGTTATGAAAAAGTTGGGATATACTCAGGAAGAACTTAAAAATATGACAATCTTTGACATTGTAGAGGAAGATAAAGACTTTCTAAAACAAAATATAGAAAAAATAGTTAGGAAGGGAGAGGTTGTAAGTGGAAAACGCACCTATAAAGAAGTACACGGAGGAAAGATACCTGTTGAAGTTAACGCTACAAGTGTTACGTTCAACGGAAATCCTCATATTTTGATAGTTGCACGAGATATAAGTCTTAGAATTAAGCTTGAGGAAGAGATAAATTATAGGAATAGTCAAATGCAAATTTTACACAACTTTGTTTTAGCTTTAAACAAAGCTACCTCTATAAAAGAATCTTATAATATCTTAGCAAAAATTTTGTTAAACATTGTTAAAATTGATAAATTAATTATTTATAGAATAAACCCTTCTTTAAATGCAGTGGTTGAAAAGCTGTATTACGGTTTTGATAAAGAGCCAGCAGATTTATGTTTAAATGGAGAACTTCTGGAGTGTAAAGTTATGATATCAGGTGATACTATAGTAGAGAATGATAAATTTGCATTTCAATGTGGAAAATTAAAGTTAAACCACGGTTCGTTTTTATGTAGTAATGTGGTTTCCAGTGGTAAAACAATAGCTATAATTAATATGATTAGCATGGAAGAAAACTTTTTTACAAAAGAAAAAGTCGAATTTATAGAAAGCCTAATAAATGCATTTTCTCCATTTGCTTCAACATTAAATTTAATAGAGATAAACAAAGAATTATCATTGAAGGATTCGTTAACAAATCTTTACAATAGAAGATATATAATAGAATTCTTTACAAAGGAGATAGGTAAAGCAAAAAGATTAGATTACAATATTGGGGTATTAGTAATAGATGTTGATAACTTTAAAAAGTTAAATGACACGTATGGACATTTAGTTGGGGATTTGTGTTTAAAAAAGGTAAGTAATGTATTTTTAAATTCCGTAAGAGAGATGGATATTGTTGGAAGATGGGGTGGTGAAGAGTTTATAGTAATTTTGCCAGGTTCAGACGAAGAGAGTACGTATCAAATTGCAGAGAGGATAAGAAAGAAGGTTAGTTCGGAGGTTATATTTACACCAGATAATAAAATCTTAAATATAACTGTAAGTATAGGTATGGCAGTATATCCAAAGGACGGAGATAACTTAGACGATCTCATAAAGGTAGCTGATGAAAAACTATACCAAGCAAAGAAAAGTGGCAAAAATTTAACAATTAGATAA
- a CDS encoding PAS domain-containing protein, which translates to MERPTPKPVEIQVPPDRFLVSKTDLKGIITYANPIFCEIAGYSEEELIGKPHNIVRHPDMPRTVFKLLWDTIQKGSEIFAYVKNMAKDGSYYWVFAHVTPTFDSSGKIVGYTSDRRPVLNRDILTNVIEPLYRELKEAESRGGLEAGLRLLDEKLKQMGKSYEEFIFTITFKED; encoded by the coding sequence ATGGAAAGACCAACACCAAAACCGGTGGAAATTCAGGTACCACCAGATAGGTTTCTTGTATCGAAAACAGACCTAAAGGGTATTATTACCTATGCCAACCCTATCTTTTGTGAAATTGCTGGATACTCAGAAGAGGAACTTATCGGAAAACCACACAACATTGTAAGACATCCTGATATGCCAAGAACCGTATTTAAACTTCTGTGGGACACAATTCAAAAAGGGAGTGAAATATTTGCGTATGTAAAGAATATGGCAAAGGATGGCAGTTATTACTGGGTTTTTGCTCATGTAACGCCAACATTTGACAGTAGTGGGAAAATAGTTGGTTATACTTCTGATAGAAGACCTGTTTTAAATAGGGATATTCTTACAAATGTTATAGAACCTCTCTATAGAGAACTAAAAGAGGCTGAAAGTAGAGGGGGATTGGAAGCAGGATTAAGACTTTTAGACGAAAAGTTAAAGCAAATGGGTAAATCTTATGAAGAGTTCATATTTACAATAACATTTAAGGAGGATTGA
- a CDS encoding site-specific DNA-methyltransferase, with amino-acid sequence MDRVLDNSKQLEEWEELGFGSIRSKDDLKDKRLPIDTRYFDEEFKFRLLEKISESVDLEDALDGLLIKSENWQGLNTILNKYGNRVQTIYIDPPFNKEQDADYLYNVKYKDATWISMLENRLSLARELLNEKGSIFVRCDYNGNMYVRMLLNEIFGWENFRNEIIVNRIVKKGFGADRFPTAIDSLFYFVKSENFVFKGYRKLLDKPKEPWWHDMTSMTAGRKGGEPRIIFGKKLYPPPGRAWTFSQERIEEMEKEGRIRIRCSVCGYTHYKGIWKKCPKCGEEKERVDYLVITDGREPIDNDWTDIPGYSFGWDFQTENSEILLKRVIESTSNEGDLILDFFLGSGTTIAVAHKLKRKWIGVEMGEHFWTVVLPRMKKVLAYDKSGISKEEDVKEKYNEKTAGGFFKYHTLEQYEDTLENIEFEQQDEEQQKLLLEFPDYFVKYMLEWETKNSKTFLNIDELKDPFNYKLKIIENYQQRIVNVDLIETFNYLLGLQVKSYKILEENGRKYVFVFGEKEGKRVAIVWRSIKDIDFEKDREFIEKEIKEFEPGEIYINGDAVAEGFRAIEPLFKSLMFERVG; translated from the coding sequence TTGGATAGGGTATTAGATAATTCTAAACAGTTAGAGGAATGGGAAGAGCTTGGATTTGGTAGCATAAGGAGTAAAGATGATTTAAAAGATAAAAGGCTTCCTATTGATACAAGATATTTTGATGAGGAGTTTAAGTTTAGGCTTTTAGAGAAGATTAGTGAGAGTGTGGATTTGGAAGATGCTTTAGATGGTTTGCTTATAAAGAGTGAAAACTGGCAGGGTTTGAATACGATTTTAAATAAGTATGGCAACCGAGTTCAGACTATTTATATTGATCCGCCGTTTAATAAGGAACAGGATGCTGATTATTTGTATAATGTGAAGTATAAGGATGCTACTTGGATTAGTATGCTTGAAAATAGGTTGAGTTTGGCAAGAGAGTTGTTAAATGAAAAGGGAAGTATTTTCGTAAGATGCGATTATAACGGGAATATGTATGTAAGAATGCTTTTGAATGAGATTTTTGGATGGGAGAATTTTAGGAATGAGATAATAGTAAATAGAATTGTCAAAAAAGGTTTTGGTGCTGATAGATTTCCTACCGCTATTGATTCATTATTTTATTTTGTAAAATCTGAAAATTTTGTATTTAAAGGATACAGAAAATTGCTAGACAAACCTAAAGAGCCTTGGTGGCATGATATGACTTCTATGACAGCTGGTAGAAAAGGAGGGGAACCGAGAATTATCTTTGGCAAAAAATTATACCCGCCTCCTGGAAGAGCATGGACTTTTAGTCAGGAAAGAATAGAAGAGATGGAAAAGGAAGGGAGAATAAGAATTAGATGTAGTGTATGTGGTTATACTCATTATAAAGGAATATGGAAGAAGTGTCCTAAATGCGGAGAAGAAAAAGAAAGAGTAGATTATCTGGTAATTACCGATGGAAGAGAGCCTATTGATAATGACTGGACAGATATTCCGGGTTATTCTTTTGGTTGGGATTTTCAAACCGAAAACTCCGAAATCCTCCTGAAGCGTGTTATAGAATCCACATCCAACGAAGGAGATTTAATCTTAGACTTCTTCCTCGGCTCTGGCACAACAATAGCAGTAGCACACAAACTTAAAAGAAAATGGATTGGAGTTGAGATGGGTGAACATTTCTGGACAGTGGTTTTACCGAGAATGAAGAAGGTTTTAGCTTATGATAAATCAGGCATTTCAAAAGAAGAAGATGTTAAGGAAAAATATAACGAAAAAACAGCGGGAGGCTTCTTCAAATACCACACCTTAGAACAATACGAAGACACATTAGAAAACATTGAGTTTGAACAACAGGATGAAGAACAGCAAAAACTTTTACTGGAATTTCCTGATTACTTTGTCAAATACATGCTTGAATGGGAAACAAAAAACAGCAAAACCTTCCTAAACATTGATGAGTTAAAAGACCCGTTTAACTACAAACTTAAAATCATAGAAAACTACCAGCAGAGAATAGTTAATGTAGATTTGATTGAGACATTTAATTATTTGCTGGGCTTACAGGTTAAGAGTTATAAGATTTTGGAAGAGAATGGCAGAAAGTATGTTTTTGTTTTTGGGGAGAAGGAAGGAAAGAGGGTTGCTATTGTTTGGAGAAGTATTAAAGACATAGACTTTGAGAAGGACAGAGAATTTATTGAAAAAGAGATAAAAGAGTTTGAGCCGGGCGAGATTTACATTAACGGAGATGCAGTAGCTGAAGGCTTTAGAGCGATAGAGCCTCTGTTTAAATCATTAATGTTTGAGAGGGTGGGCTAA